Proteins encoded by one window of Filimonas effusa:
- a CDS encoding OmpA family protein — protein MEKLLLICGLLLGTVAHTQYNSEKVNKKAVDAYEKAMLQLRDGLVRDAIPLLGKALEYDPNYVDAYLSLAGVYGELKNYSKSIYYYETARKFDTAYFKYYDLPYSINLAGEGRFAEALQAANRFLALDKLSDRSIANGRYRKKTYEFALQQQARNTNTSYVFAPINLGDSINSPQSEYYPSITIDDSLFVFTRKGAGIREDFMSSSRLQPQTPYTKAGLINGDINYQPSKGALHISQDGEWLLFAGNFSGQGFGNFDLYISYYTPTGWSEPQNLGPNINTEFWESAPTLSPDKKALYFSSNRPGGYGGKDLYVSYRQPNGRWSPAANMGPAINTAADEQAPFIHADNQTLYFTSDGLPGYGGTDIFVLRKKDNQEWGIPENLGYPINTIENEGTLYVASNGIDAYYASDRADSRGGLDLYKFELRPDIRPVKTLYVKGHVFDATTQKGIPSTVELTNDSNQQLVTKVQTDETGHYFITLPVGKDYTFTVNRKGYLFYSDVYALSGKPADTTYQKNIALQPIRINSTVILKNIQFPSNSYELAPVSRIELDKLVDLLGENPAIHIQVSGHTDNTGDAAQNLKLSANRAKAVADYLISKGIDPKRITSKGYGATKPLAGNDTEQGKAQNRRTEFTITSL, from the coding sequence ATGGAAAAGTTGCTCTTGATCTGCGGGTTATTGCTCGGAACTGTGGCCCACACCCAGTACAATTCCGAAAAAGTGAATAAAAAAGCGGTTGACGCATACGAAAAAGCAATGCTGCAGTTACGCGACGGTCTCGTAAGAGACGCTATCCCCCTGCTCGGCAAAGCGCTTGAATACGACCCCAATTATGTAGATGCTTACCTCTCCCTCGCCGGCGTCTATGGCGAATTGAAAAACTATAGCAAAAGCATCTATTATTACGAAACAGCAAGAAAGTTCGATACAGCCTACTTTAAATATTACGACCTCCCCTATTCTATCAACCTCGCCGGCGAAGGCCGCTTTGCCGAAGCATTACAGGCCGCAAACAGGTTCCTCGCACTCGACAAACTGTCCGATCGAAGTATCGCCAATGGCAGATATAGAAAGAAAACATACGAATTCGCACTGCAGCAACAGGCCCGCAACACCAACACCAGCTACGTCTTTGCACCCATAAATCTCGGCGACAGCATCAACTCGCCGCAGTCGGAATATTACCCCTCCATAACTATCGACGACAGCCTCTTCGTTTTTACCCGCAAAGGCGCAGGCATCCGCGAAGACTTTATGTCAAGCAGCCGCCTCCAGCCCCAAACACCCTATACCAAAGCAGGCCTCATCAACGGCGATATCAATTACCAGCCCTCAAAAGGCGCCCTCCATATCTCCCAGGACGGCGAATGGCTGCTGTTTGCAGGCAATTTCTCAGGACAAGGATTCGGTAACTTCGATCTCTACATCTCCTATTATACCCCTACCGGCTGGAGCGAACCACAAAACCTCGGCCCTAACATAAATACTGAATTCTGGGAAAGCGCCCCCACCCTTAGCCCCGATAAAAAAGCCCTTTATTTCAGTAGCAACCGCCCCGGCGGCTACGGCGGAAAAGACCTGTATGTAAGCTACCGCCAGCCCAACGGCCGGTGGAGCCCCGCAGCTAATATGGGACCCGCCATCAATACCGCCGCCGATGAACAGGCACCCTTCATCCATGCCGATAACCAGACGCTGTATTTTACATCCGACGGGCTCCCAGGCTATGGCGGCACTGATATTTTTGTACTAAGAAAAAAAGATAACCAGGAATGGGGCATCCCCGAAAACCTCGGCTATCCCATCAATACCATAGAGAACGAAGGCACCTTATACGTTGCCTCCAACGGCATCGATGCCTACTACGCCAGCGATCGCGCCGATAGCCGCGGCGGGCTCGACCTCTACAAATTCGAACTCCGCCCCGATATCCGCCCGGTTAAAACGCTTTACGTAAAAGGCCATGTATTCGATGCCACCACGCAAAAAGGCATTCCCAGTACTGTAGAACTTACCAACGACAGTAACCAGCAGCTGGTTACAAAAGTTCAAACCGATGAAACAGGACATTACTTTATAACACTTCCCGTAGGCAAAGACTACACCTTTACCGTTAACCGCAAAGGCTATCTCTTCTACAGCGATGTGTATGCCCTTTCCGGAAAACCTGCCGACACCACTTATCAGAAAAATATTGCACTCCAGCCCATACGTATCAACAGTACCGTGATCCTGAAGAATATTCAATTCCCATCCAATTCCTACGAACTGGCCCCGGTTAGCCGCATCGAGTTGGATAAACTGGTCGACCTCCTTGGAGAAAACCCGGCCATACATATCCAGGTCAGCGGCCACACCGATAATACCGGCGACGCAGCTCAAAACCTGAAGCTCTCTGCCAACAGGGCAAAAGCTGTAGCAGACTATCTCATAAGCAAAGGCATCGATCCAAAACGCATCACCTCTAAAGGTTATGGCGCTACCAAACCCCTGGCAGGCAATGATACCGAACAGGGAAAAGCACAAAACCGGCGCACAGAATTTACCATCACCAGCTTATAA
- a CDS encoding sensor histidine kinase — MQKKFLMLAWLLALCACRHIATQMKDHPIIIDSLLVKADARMETDSVAAIFHDIDVFYHKMDGAGIGDLYRKYDFKRNYYHEKGEYQLAMVYVDSALGLLQNKKLQRQYYREYVNINLHKGDILLAQKQYNNAYQYYYASKVAMEETSDSCFYRIATSNFSGRLGTVSYRQAKYREALGWYKESAESADLCKENFELFAAHQGTLDNIALCYTRLRMPDSALYYYHKTLAFITSREAQYPNKSQYVAMARAVVYGNEGDAWLQKGDTVKAIDLYRQNIAINSQKGYYNGDAHITRLKLAGVLLALNRLKEMDVVLREVEAHPEQLPYEETYVLLLKMRLLYHNQQGNPKQSRFYFDRYLLAKDSIDMSKRELAGADFNREFQNLKTEYQLHFLAEKERRSTIFLLLTIVVTCTLAAVSLLIYYNLRQSKKNGLRINLQNEQLEATLEALANSNSNYKRVMKVMAHDLKNPLGGISGICNFLLARSVLEPREQEMIALMRDSSVHALEIIEDLLDANIQKGREQSENAIDLGLLISQCVDLLRFKAKNKQQQIILKVLPGTIVKADYDKIWRIVNNLIVNAIKFSPSGERIYVALDVFPDHVQVCVQDNGMGIPEEMREKIFEGAAGREGTSGEQTYGLGLSINKELVEVYGGEIWFEAVVTGGSAFYFTLPL; from the coding sequence ATGCAAAAAAAGTTTCTCATGCTTGCCTGGTTGCTGGCACTATGTGCCTGCCGGCATATAGCTACCCAGATGAAAGACCATCCTATTATCATAGATAGTTTGCTTGTGAAGGCCGATGCGCGGATGGAGACGGACAGTGTTGCGGCTATTTTTCATGATATCGATGTTTTTTATCATAAGATGGATGGCGCCGGGATTGGTGATCTTTACAGGAAGTATGATTTTAAGCGGAATTATTATCACGAGAAGGGCGAATACCAGCTGGCAATGGTTTATGTTGACAGTGCGCTGGGGTTACTGCAAAATAAAAAGTTGCAACGGCAATATTACCGGGAGTATGTAAATATTAATCTTCATAAAGGGGATATACTGCTTGCGCAGAAGCAGTATAATAATGCTTATCAATATTATTATGCCAGCAAGGTGGCGATGGAGGAGACTTCGGATAGTTGTTTTTACAGGATCGCTACGAGTAATTTCAGTGGACGGCTTGGTACTGTAAGCTACCGGCAGGCTAAATACCGGGAGGCTTTGGGCTGGTATAAAGAATCGGCTGAGAGTGCAGACCTCTGCAAGGAGAATTTTGAGCTGTTTGCTGCGCACCAGGGAACGCTGGATAATATAGCCTTGTGTTATACACGGTTAAGAATGCCTGACAGCGCTTTGTATTATTATCATAAGACATTAGCTTTCATAACATCGCGGGAGGCGCAGTATCCTAATAAGAGCCAGTATGTGGCTATGGCCAGGGCTGTAGTATATGGTAATGAGGGGGATGCCTGGCTGCAGAAGGGGGATACTGTTAAGGCTATCGATCTTTACAGGCAGAATATAGCGATCAATAGCCAGAAGGGGTATTACAATGGAGATGCGCATATCACCAGGCTTAAACTTGCCGGGGTGTTGCTGGCTCTTAACAGGCTGAAGGAAATGGATGTAGTATTGCGCGAGGTAGAAGCTCACCCGGAGCAACTGCCTTATGAGGAGACTTATGTGCTGCTGCTTAAAATGCGGCTATTGTATCATAACCAGCAGGGGAATCCGAAGCAGTCGCGTTTTTATTTTGACCGGTACCTGCTTGCAAAGGATTCGATAGATATGAGTAAGCGTGAGCTGGCGGGTGCTGATTTCAACAGGGAATTCCAGAATTTAAAAACGGAGTATCAGCTGCATTTTCTGGCTGAAAAGGAGCGGCGGAGCACCATATTCCTCCTGCTCACAATTGTAGTGACCTGCACGCTGGCGGCGGTGTCGTTACTGATCTATTATAACCTGCGGCAATCGAAGAAAAACGGGCTTCGTATCAACCTGCAGAATGAACAGCTTGAGGCGACGCTCGAGGCGCTTGCGAACAGCAACAGTAATTATAAGCGTGTGATGAAGGTGATGGCGCATGATCTTAAGAACCCTTTGGGGGGAATCAGCGGGATCTGTAATTTTTTATTGGCGAGATCTGTACTGGAGCCCAGGGAGCAGGAGATGATAGCGCTCATGCGTGATTCAAGTGTACATGCGCTTGAGATCATCGAGGATCTGCTGGATGCCAATATTCAGAAAGGCAGGGAGCAATCTGAGAACGCCATTGACCTTGGCCTGCTGATAAGTCAGTGTGTTGACCTGCTTCGTTTCAAAGCAAAGAATAAACAGCAGCAGATCATTTTAAAAGTGCTGCCTGGTACTATTGTGAAAGCTGATTATGATAAGATCTGGCGGATTGTAAATAACCTGATCGTAAATGCGATTAAGTTCAGTCCTTCCGGAGAGCGGATCTATGTTGCGCTGGATGTATTTCCGGATCATGTTCAGGTATGTGTTCAGGATAATGGTATGGGCATTCCTGAGGAAATGCGGGAAAAGATATTTGAGGGGGCTGCGGGGCGTGAAGGTACTTCCGGCGAACAGACCTATGGTCTGGGGCTCAGCATCAACAAAGAGCTTGTTGAAGTATATGGTGGCGAGATATGGTTTGAAGCGGTTGTGACGGGTGGATCTGCGTTTTATTTTACTTTGCCATTATAG
- the dprA gene encoding DNA-processing protein DprA, with the protein MKNTALLSQIALTLVPHIGAVQARMLINHFGDPEAIFRASKTELSSIGYIGEVRASAIRHFNNFEAAEQQIRFIEKYNITPLFITDPAYPQRLTHCPDAPVLLYFKGNANLNSNKVISIIGTRGNSSYGRHITQQLVTDLAELAENDLLITSGLAMGIDAIAHATALQVGLPTVGVLAHGLDTVYPSQHRHLAKDMLHAGGLLTEYCWNVAPDKYNFPKRNRIVAGMADAIIVIETGTKGGSIITAELACSYNREVFAIPGRITDPGSKGCLSLIADNKAALLSGAKQLFQMMRWPHNQPPEPALTTTLNTLRAEEQFVIDCCRQHEIITLEELYNTCNLSNVSTLLVQMELKGLILSLPGKRYTLPPSLLRHLS; encoded by the coding sequence ATGAAAAACACAGCCCTGCTATCACAGATAGCCTTAACCCTCGTACCTCATATCGGTGCTGTTCAGGCGCGCATGCTTATCAACCATTTTGGCGATCCGGAAGCAATCTTCCGTGCCAGCAAAACAGAGTTGAGCAGCATTGGCTATATCGGCGAAGTAAGAGCTTCGGCTATCCGCCATTTCAACAACTTCGAAGCAGCAGAACAACAGATCAGGTTCATCGAAAAATATAACATCACACCCCTGTTTATAACAGACCCCGCTTATCCCCAACGCCTTACCCATTGCCCCGATGCACCCGTATTGCTTTATTTTAAAGGAAATGCCAACCTCAACAGTAATAAGGTCATCAGTATTATCGGCACAAGAGGAAACAGCAGCTATGGACGCCATATCACCCAACAACTGGTAACAGATCTTGCCGAACTGGCAGAAAATGATCTCCTCATCACAAGCGGACTGGCTATGGGTATCGATGCCATAGCCCATGCAACCGCATTACAGGTAGGCTTACCCACAGTGGGCGTACTGGCGCACGGCCTCGATACCGTGTACCCCTCCCAGCATCGCCACCTCGCCAAAGACATGCTGCACGCAGGTGGCCTGCTTACCGAATATTGCTGGAATGTAGCGCCCGACAAATACAACTTCCCGAAACGAAACCGTATTGTAGCAGGCATGGCCGACGCCATAATCGTGATAGAAACCGGCACCAAAGGAGGTAGCATCATAACCGCAGAACTCGCCTGCAGCTACAACCGTGAAGTCTTCGCCATACCAGGAAGAATTACAGACCCCGGAAGCAAAGGATGCCTCTCCCTTATTGCCGACAATAAGGCAGCGCTTCTCTCCGGCGCAAAACAACTGTTTCAGATGATGCGCTGGCCCCATAACCAGCCGCCGGAACCTGCATTAACCACTACCCTCAACACTTTGCGCGCAGAAGAACAGTTTGTCATTGATTGCTGCCGGCAACACGAAATAATAACCCTCGAAGAACTCTATAATACCTGCAACCTAAGCAACGTGTCTACACTGCTTGTTCAAATGGAATTAAAGGGATTGATCCTTTCCCTCCCGGGAAAAAGGTACACCCTGCCGCCATCCCTGCTCCGGCACTTATCATAA
- a CDS encoding SusC/RagA family TonB-linked outer membrane protein: MRKLVTFLLGLLCVFTSALAQRRAVVGKVVDENNVPIPSVSIQIKGSSAGVAASEAGVFEIHAANRDVLVFSSVGFVSKEVTVGTKSTINVTLVRETSTIEEVVVTAMGITRKTKSLGYSVQQIAGDELNKAREANVVNSLAGKLAGVRVTAQSGTLGGSSKIVIRGVSSLGGSSQPIFVIDGLPIDNGSPNIATQSGAAPTGIASVDYGNRAGDINPDDIESVSVLKGASATALYGARAKNGAIVITTKKGKSGRSSVTVNSSTRFDNVLKLPKFQNEYAQGTYGVYEVAQLNGWGPKISDVQDRQFTNFLGEQETLKAYPDNIKDFFQTGNTFMNSVSFEGGNEGADFRLGYSNTTQDGTVPNQSYKRNSLTLNGGRVFSPQFNARANVSYMGISSKGRPVQSSNNPNILGNVLYNIPRTVDMQKLRDNYINPETGQQIPVSPSRTGNNPFWIINNNGYSGDLERIYGNAVLNYKPVDWITVTNNIGLDVYNEFRKGVTRNGTIGMLTGGFTEANLYSRTLNNDLTITALKPIAKDLTLKALVGGNIYEQYFRRSQGDAQELTVDQLYSFANAAVVVTQNFQQRKRILGVFGEIEFNYKDFLFLNATGRNDWSSTLPVNNRSYFYPSVSSSFVFTEVMKKPSWLSYGKVRATWASVGSDESPYLTDFYYNPQSAGFAQYGYGVTFPFNGALAYSIPITSPAYNLKPQKQNSYEFGAELRFLQNRINLDVTYYKSKTSDQIVALAVPNSTGFRTLRTNAGTVQNSGWEIQLGIIPVKTSDFTWRIDGNFSKNKQIMTELPESIKTYTLASGWSSLQIRAEKGKEFGIYGTGWLRDPDGNIVIDPDNGYRVTTGDVRLGNLYPSWMLGVNNTFTYKGFNLGFLVDIRKGGTLYSSTVSSLRTSGMAIETAGHRDQPIIDKGVNETADGKYVPNTVAVQSTEDYWANNFVSSNTEANIFDASYVKLREVRISYMFPQKNFSGVFSFIKGIELGVEGRNLWIIHDNIPHIDPEANFFTNSTVGEGVEFNSVPTTRSIGFNVRLKL, from the coding sequence ATGAGAAAACTAGTAACGTTTTTATTAGGGTTACTATGCGTTTTTACGTCTGCGTTAGCGCAGCGGCGAGCGGTGGTTGGTAAGGTTGTTGATGAAAACAATGTTCCGATACCCTCTGTTTCCATTCAAATTAAAGGTTCTTCGGCGGGCGTTGCTGCCAGTGAGGCTGGCGTATTCGAGATCCATGCAGCCAATCGCGATGTGCTTGTATTTTCCTCTGTAGGTTTTGTTTCAAAAGAAGTAACTGTAGGTACGAAATCTACCATAAACGTTACACTTGTGCGGGAGACATCCACTATTGAAGAGGTGGTAGTTACCGCAATGGGCATTACGCGTAAAACAAAATCATTGGGTTACAGCGTACAGCAAATTGCTGGTGATGAACTGAATAAAGCCCGTGAAGCCAACGTGGTGAACTCACTTGCAGGCAAACTGGCTGGTGTACGTGTAACGGCTCAGTCCGGTACCCTGGGTGGCAGTTCCAAGATTGTAATTCGTGGTGTAAGCTCCCTGGGTGGCAGCAGCCAGCCTATTTTTGTGATCGATGGTTTGCCTATAGATAATGGCAGTCCTAACATTGCAACCCAGTCTGGTGCGGCTCCTACAGGTATAGCTTCTGTGGACTATGGTAACAGGGCTGGTGATATCAATCCTGATGATATTGAATCTGTATCAGTATTGAAAGGAGCTTCTGCAACTGCGCTTTATGGTGCGCGTGCAAAAAACGGTGCGATCGTTATCACTACCAAAAAGGGTAAATCGGGCCGTTCTTCTGTTACCGTAAATTCTTCTACCCGTTTCGATAATGTGCTGAAACTGCCTAAATTCCAGAACGAGTATGCCCAAGGTACTTATGGCGTTTATGAAGTGGCACAGCTTAACGGATGGGGTCCCAAGATCAGTGATGTACAGGATCGCCAGTTCACCAACTTCCTGGGAGAGCAGGAAACACTGAAAGCTTATCCTGATAACATCAAAGACTTCTTTCAAACCGGTAATACTTTCATGAACTCTGTTTCTTTTGAAGGTGGTAATGAAGGTGCTGATTTCAGGTTAGGTTATTCCAATACTACACAGGATGGTACTGTTCCTAATCAATCGTACAAAAGAAATTCACTGACACTTAACGGCGGCCGGGTTTTCTCTCCCCAATTCAATGCGAGGGCCAATGTAAGTTATATGGGTATTTCTTCCAAGGGCCGTCCTGTACAAAGTTCCAACAACCCTAACATCCTGGGTAACGTTTTATACAACATTCCCAGGACTGTGGATATGCAGAAGTTAAGGGACAACTATATTAATCCTGAAACGGGTCAGCAAATACCGGTGTCGCCTTCACGTACCGGTAACAACCCATTCTGGATCATTAACAACAACGGTTATTCCGGTGACCTGGAAAGGATCTATGGTAATGCAGTGCTGAACTACAAACCTGTAGACTGGATCACTGTTACCAATAATATTGGCCTGGACGTTTATAACGAATTCAGGAAAGGTGTTACGCGTAATGGTACTATTGGTATGCTTACCGGTGGTTTTACTGAAGCCAACCTGTACAGCCGTACTCTTAACAATGACCTGACGATCACTGCTTTAAAACCTATTGCCAAAGATCTTACGCTCAAGGCGCTGGTAGGTGGTAATATTTACGAGCAGTATTTCAGGCGCAGCCAGGGTGATGCGCAGGAGCTGACTGTTGACCAGTTATATTCTTTTGCGAACGCTGCGGTGGTAGTAACTCAGAATTTCCAACAGCGCAAACGTATTTTAGGTGTGTTTGGTGAAATTGAGTTCAACTATAAAGACTTCCTCTTCCTTAATGCTACCGGCAGAAATGACTGGAGCTCTACGCTGCCTGTAAACAACCGTTCTTATTTTTATCCTTCTGTAAGTTCCAGCTTTGTATTTACCGAAGTAATGAAGAAACCGAGCTGGCTTTCCTATGGTAAAGTAAGGGCTACCTGGGCAAGTGTTGGTAGTGATGAATCGCCTTACCTGACAGATTTTTATTACAATCCTCAGAGCGCTGGCTTTGCGCAGTATGGTTATGGTGTAACATTCCCTTTCAACGGAGCGCTTGCATATAGCATTCCTATTACTTCTCCTGCTTACAACCTGAAGCCTCAAAAACAAAACTCCTATGAGTTTGGTGCTGAACTGCGTTTCCTGCAAAACAGGATCAATCTCGATGTTACCTATTATAAGTCAAAAACTTCCGATCAGATCGTAGCGCTGGCTGTACCTAACTCTACAGGTTTCCGGACCTTAAGGACCAATGCGGGTACTGTTCAGAACTCTGGCTGGGAGATTCAATTAGGTATCATACCTGTTAAGACAAGTGATTTCACCTGGAGAATCGATGGTAACTTCTCAAAGAACAAACAGATCATGACCGAGTTACCTGAATCTATCAAGACCTATACACTGGCCAGCGGCTGGAGCTCACTGCAGATCAGGGCTGAAAAAGGAAAAGAGTTTGGTATTTATGGTACCGGCTGGCTTCGCGATCCGGACGGAAATATTGTTATAGATCCGGATAATGGTTATCGTGTGACTACCGGTGATGTTCGTTTAGGTAACCTGTATCCGTCATGGATGCTGGGTGTGAACAATACATTCACCTACAAAGGATTTAATTTAGGATTCCTTGTTGATATAAGGAAAGGTGGTACGCTTTATTCCAGCACTGTTTCTAGCTTACGTACGAGCGGTATGGCTATTGAAACTGCTGGCCACAGAGATCAACCTATCATCGATAAAGGTGTTAATGAAACTGCTGATGGTAAGTATGTTCCCAATACTGTAGCTGTTCAAAGTACAGAAGATTATTGGGCGAACAACTTTGTATCATCCAATACGGAGGCGAATATATTCGATGCTTCTTATGTTAAGCTGAGAGAAGTAAGGATCTCATATATGTTCCCTCAAAAGAATTTTTCCGGTGTATTTAGCTTTATTAAAGGAATTGAGTTAGGTGTAGAAGGCAGGAACCTGTGGATCATTCATGATAATATTCCTCATATTGATCCTGAGGCTAACTTTTTCACAAACAGTACTGTTGGTGAGGGTGTAGAATTCAACTCTGTACCTACCACCCGTTCTATTGGGTTCAACGTGAGGCTTAAACTTTAA
- a CDS encoding 7-carboxy-7-deazaguanine synthase QueE codes for MTTNTTDTNLLPVMESFYTIQGEGFYQGKAAYFIRLGGCDVGCFWCDVKESWDASAHPLYTIEQITERAVQEVTAVTPDTFPVIAVVTGGEPLMHELYELTEALQTAGFATNIETSGSSPLSGYWDWICLSPKKFKAPLPEVAQAANELKVIIYNKHDLIWAEEQAKLVLPSCKLYLQPEWGKAAEVTPYIVDYIKTHPHWGLSLQIHKYINVP; via the coding sequence ATGACTACCAACACTACAGATACAAACTTGTTACCCGTGATGGAATCCTTCTATACCATTCAGGGAGAAGGATTCTATCAGGGAAAAGCCGCGTACTTCATCCGCCTCGGAGGCTGCGACGTAGGCTGCTTCTGGTGCGATGTGAAAGAAAGCTGGGACGCCAGCGCTCACCCCCTCTATACCATAGAGCAGATCACCGAACGCGCAGTTCAGGAGGTTACAGCCGTAACGCCCGACACCTTCCCCGTCATCGCAGTCGTCACAGGCGGCGAACCCCTCATGCACGAACTCTATGAACTCACCGAAGCGCTCCAAACCGCAGGATTCGCTACCAATATCGAAACATCCGGCTCCAGCCCGTTAAGTGGCTATTGGGACTGGATCTGCCTCTCTCCTAAAAAATTCAAAGCCCCGCTCCCCGAAGTAGCACAGGCTGCCAACGAGCTAAAGGTCATTATCTATAATAAACACGATCTGATCTGGGCCGAAGAACAGGCTAAATTGGTGCTCCCTTCCTGTAAACTCTATCTCCAGCCCGAATGGGGTAAGGCAGCAGAAGTAACCCCGTATATTGTCGACTACATTAAAACACATCCACACTGGGGATTAAGCCTGCAGATCCATAAGTACATCAACGTTCCTTAA
- a CDS encoding bifunctional 5,10-methylenetetrahydrofolate dehydrogenase/5,10-methenyltetrahydrofolate cyclohydrolase — protein MQVLDGKIASQSVKEQLRQEVSQLMAEGKRAPHLAAILVGSNGASETYVANKVKSCAEIGFESTLVRLEETVSEEALLNTIQNLNNDAGIDGILVQLPLPKHISEQKVIETIHPDKDVDGFHPNSVGKLVQGLETFVPATPYGIMLMLEHFNISTKGKHAVVIGRSNIVGRPMSVLLSSNHAYGNCTVTICHSHTANLKEICLQGDIIVAALGRPEFVKADMVKPGAVIIDVGITRVNDATAKKGYRIKGDVAYNEVATVAGAITPVPGGVGLMTIAGLMKNTLVAYKRRIS, from the coding sequence ATGCAAGTATTAGACGGGAAAATCGCATCCCAATCCGTAAAAGAACAATTAAGACAGGAAGTATCCCAGCTCATGGCTGAAGGAAAAAGAGCGCCCCACCTGGCGGCGATCCTCGTTGGCAGCAACGGCGCCAGCGAAACCTACGTAGCCAATAAAGTAAAAAGCTGCGCCGAAATAGGCTTCGAATCAACACTCGTTCGCCTCGAAGAAACAGTCTCCGAAGAAGCATTACTGAATACCATACAAAACCTGAACAATGATGCTGGTATTGACGGCATCCTCGTTCAATTACCGTTACCTAAACATATCAGCGAACAAAAGGTCATCGAAACCATCCACCCCGATAAAGATGTCGATGGCTTCCACCCTAACAGCGTAGGTAAACTCGTTCAGGGCCTCGAAACCTTTGTTCCCGCTACCCCATATGGTATCATGCTCATGCTCGAACACTTCAACATCAGCACGAAAGGCAAACATGCGGTAGTTATTGGCCGCAGTAATATAGTGGGTCGCCCTATGAGCGTACTGCTTAGCAGCAATCACGCCTACGGCAACTGCACCGTCACCATCTGCCACTCCCATACCGCAAACCTGAAAGAAATATGCTTACAGGGCGATATCATAGTAGCAGCGCTCGGACGCCCCGAATTCGTAAAAGCCGATATGGTAAAACCCGGAGCAGTGATCATAGACGTAGGTATCACCCGCGTGAACGATGCTACAGCCAAAAAAGGATACCGCATTAAAGGCGATGTCGCATACAACGAAGTAGCAACAGTCGCAGGCGCCATTACACCGGTACCCGGTGGCGTAGGCTTAATGACTATCGCCGGCTTGATGAAAAATACACTGGTCGCTTATAAAAGGAGAATATCCTGA
- a CDS encoding DUF6787 family protein — translation MFKHLKQKWNVNGWRLLLIITTFALGGSACGYIGRLIMKTLPIEHRALWLIIYILLVSLLWPLCVLIVSIPLGQFLFFRQYLARLFSRKRRTDKK, via the coding sequence ATGTTCAAACACCTGAAACAAAAATGGAACGTAAATGGCTGGCGCCTCCTGCTTATTATTACAACCTTTGCCCTGGGAGGCAGCGCCTGCGGGTATATCGGCAGACTAATTATGAAAACCCTGCCCATAGAACACCGTGCCCTATGGCTGATAATTTACATACTGTTAGTTAGTTTACTATGGCCACTCTGTGTCCTCATCGTCAGCATCCCACTCGGTCAGTTCCTTTTTTTTCGCCAATACCTGGCAAGGCTCTTCAGCAGAAAAAGAAGAACGGATAAAAAATAA